In a genomic window of Methanosarcina horonobensis HB-1 = JCM 15518:
- a CDS encoding SpoIIE family protein phosphatase, with amino-acid sequence MDIGTATHSFFNDPHCGDQYRWWENKDSVTLCMVDGLGHGIEAEKAAKAAICCVSRNLCEPLPRIFEKYDREISHTRGVAMSIVIVDKRNSVLTHAGIGNVSVAIRGRKKINLSSDWGIVGGGYRKLNTNTADLDAGDLVLMWTDGISERLDVSGYDNFPYIGTQELADLILRDHAKETDDATILIYKG; translated from the coding sequence ATGGATATAGGTACTGCAACTCATTCTTTTTTCAATGATCCGCATTGTGGGGATCAATACAGATGGTGGGAAAATAAAGACAGCGTCACATTGTGCATGGTTGACGGTCTCGGACATGGAATAGAGGCTGAGAAAGCTGCAAAGGCAGCCATCTGTTGTGTATCCCGTAACCTCTGTGAACCACTTCCCCGTATATTTGAGAAGTACGACAGAGAAATAAGTCATACTCGAGGGGTTGCGATGAGTATCGTTATTGTTGATAAAAGAAACTCTGTATTGACTCATGCTGGAATAGGAAATGTCAGTGTGGCAATAAGAGGTAGAAAAAAAATTAACCTGAGCAGCGATTGGGGCATTGTTGGGGGAGGATACAGGAAACTGAATACAAATACTGCAGATTTGGATGCCGGAGACCTTGTGCTTATGTGGACTGACGGCATCTCAGAACGCCTGGATGTTTCCGGTTATGACAACTTTCCCTACATAGGTACACAAGAACTGGCAGACCTGATACTCAGGGATCACGCAAAAGAAACAGATGATGCGACAATTCTAATATATAAGGGATGA
- a CDS encoding anti-sigma regulatory factor yields the protein MDKSIPIKTESDLLFARQTAKELMKEMGFGSADQTRMATAISELARNVLKYAGEGSCFIYKEQDEKEMAVKVIVEDNGPGIADIEQAMQDGFSTGNGLGAGLPGARRLVNNFDIASEPGYTKITLEIRRTRK from the coding sequence ATGGATAAGAGTATACCAATTAAAACCGAGAGCGACCTTCTATTCGCAAGACAAACCGCGAAGGAACTAATGAAGGAAATGGGGTTTGGTTCGGCAGATCAGACACGCATGGCTACTGCCATTTCTGAACTGGCAAGAAATGTCCTGAAATATGCAGGAGAGGGGAGCTGTTTTATCTATAAGGAACAGGACGAAAAGGAAATGGCTGTAAAAGTAATTGTAGAGGACAATGGACCCGGAATTGCTGATATTGAGCAGGCAATGCAAGACGGATTTAGTACAGGAAATGGACTGGGGGCAGGACTTCCTGGTGCCAGAAGGCTTGTAAATAATTTTGACATAGCTTCAGAGCCCGGATACACAAAAATTACTCTGGAGATCAGAAGGACTCGAAAATAA
- a CDS encoding ATP-binding protein — protein MSIPNFKQRYYILLKSYFNDPDEKYLFEIEKLGRELVQENVPPEDIAEIHEEAVACLAEAYPDARLIESARYLSTPLMEIMMAYGLAFREWIEASEKSRSELQKYARELEQANRELKKYSKGLQQSKKQFTTFMDNLPAAAFIKDDRGFILYSNSYLKEHPEIEKRIRDEGAKEKDSNTKIESLAGLEGNELFYRTIRFPINQGDGIILYGGLGIDVTEQVRAEEMMVKAKLAAEEANNTKSSFLANVSHELRTPLNSIIGYSDFLLEQTAGPLNEKQKKYVDNISMSGKHLLSLINDILDLSRIEAGKMELRYTEVSVSRLICEVLTTLIPLASKKGISLDKDIDPQLWVLHADEAKLREILYNLTSNAIKFTPYNGSVAVRTRIAGGLAEISVRDSGIGISQEDRKKLFQPFSQIDTWEVRTYQGSGLGLTIVQKLVELHGGKIWIESEVGKGSTFIFTLPIKQT, from the coding sequence ATGTCAATACCAAATTTCAAACAAAGGTATTACATCCTTCTGAAGAGCTATTTTAACGACCCTGATGAGAAGTATCTCTTTGAAATAGAGAAACTGGGGCGAGAACTGGTCCAGGAAAATGTACCCCCTGAGGATATCGCAGAGATCCATGAAGAAGCAGTAGCCTGCCTTGCAGAAGCCTACCCGGACGCCAGACTTATCGAATCAGCACGTTATCTTTCGACTCCTCTGATGGAAATAATGATGGCTTATGGTCTTGCATTCAGAGAATGGATCGAAGCTTCCGAAAAAAGCAGGAGTGAACTCCAAAAGTACGCCCGAGAACTTGAGCAGGCGAACAGGGAACTTAAAAAATATTCTAAAGGATTACAGCAGAGTAAAAAACAATTTACCACGTTTATGGATAATTTGCCTGCTGCTGCGTTCATAAAAGATGATAGAGGATTTATCCTGTACTCAAACAGTTATCTGAAGGAGCATCCAGAGATAGAGAAGCGAATCAGAGATGAGGGAGCTAAAGAAAAAGATAGCAACACGAAAATTGAGTCTCTTGCAGGTCTGGAAGGAAACGAACTTTTTTACCGCACAATAAGGTTTCCAATTAATCAGGGTGATGGAATAATACTATATGGAGGTCTGGGGATTGATGTGACAGAACAGGTAAGGGCAGAAGAGATGATGGTCAAAGCCAAACTGGCCGCTGAAGAAGCAAACAACACTAAGTCCAGTTTTCTGGCCAACGTGAGCCATGAGTTAAGGACACCGCTAAATTCCATTATTGGATATTCAGATTTTTTGCTTGAGCAAACTGCAGGGCCGCTAAATGAAAAACAGAAAAAGTATGTTGACAATATTTCCATGAGCGGGAAACATCTGCTGTCTTTAATCAATGATATTCTTGACCTTTCCAGGATCGAAGCAGGAAAAATGGAGCTTCGATACACGGAGGTATCAGTATCAAGGTTGATCTGTGAGGTTCTGACAACACTTATTCCCCTAGCGTCAAAAAAGGGCATCAGTCTTGATAAGGACATCGACCCTCAACTTTGGGTTCTCCATGCAGACGAAGCAAAACTCAGAGAAATCCTTTATAATCTCACAAGCAATGCAATAAAGTTCACTCCCTATAACGGCTCGGTGGCCGTCAGAACCAGAATTGCCGGAGGCCTTGCAGAGATCTCTGTAAGGGACAGCGGTATTGGGATATCGCAGGAGGACCGGAAAAAGCTGTTCCAGCCTTTCAGCCAAATAGACACCTGGGAGGTTCGAACGTATCAGGGAAGCGGGCTTGGTCTCACCATTGTCCAGAAACTTGTGGAACTGCACGGCGGAAAAATATGGATAGAGAGCGAAGTCGGAAAAGGCAGCACGTTCATATTTACGTTACCGATAAAACAAACCTAA
- a CDS encoding STAS domain-containing protein yields the protein MIPILRVKDVLLSSIQGDLTDKEVLEYQSQMLTMLEKTEAIGVLIDITGMDIVDSFMARVINETANMARIMGTEVVLCGMQPMVALTLVEMGRELIGVQTALNLGKGLDKILSSTKGRRTSLHSQVL from the coding sequence ATGATTCCTATATTGAGAGTCAAGGACGTTTTATTGTCGTCAATACAGGGTGACCTGACAGATAAAGAGGTTCTTGAATACCAGTCTCAGATGCTGACAATGCTTGAAAAAACTGAAGCTATAGGAGTTCTCATTGATATAACAGGTATGGATATTGTAGATTCATTTATGGCGAGAGTTATCAATGAGACGGCAAATATGGCACGAATTATGGGAACTGAGGTGGTACTCTGCGGCATGCAGCCTATGGTGGCTCTGACTCTTGTTGAAATGGGACGCGAACTTATAGGTGTACAAACTGCACTTAACCTCGGCAAAGGACTTGATAAAATACTCAGTTCGACAAAAGGAAGACGAACCTCATTACACAGTCAAGTATTATAA